In Panthera leo isolate Ple1 chromosome B3, P.leo_Ple1_pat1.1, whole genome shotgun sequence, a single genomic region encodes these proteins:
- the LOC122222901 gene encoding LOW QUALITY PROTEIN: high mobility group protein B3-like (The sequence of the model RefSeq protein was modified relative to this genomic sequence to represent the inferred CDS: deleted 1 base in 1 codon; substituted 1 base at 1 genomic stop codon) has protein sequence MAKGDPKKPKGKMSAYAIFVXTCREEHKKKNPEAPVNFAEFSKKCSERWKTMSEKEKSKFDEMAKADKVRYDREMKDYGPAKGGKMKKDPNAPKRPPSGFFLSSSEFRPKIKSTNPGISVGDVAKKLDEMWDNLSDSEKRPYDNKAVELKEKYEKDVVDRKSKGKFGGAKAPAKVARKKVEEEDEENEEEGEEEEEEEEEE, from the exons ATGGCTAAAGGTGATCCCAAGAAACCAAAGGGCAAGATGTCTGCTTATGCCATCTTTGTGTAGACGTGCAGAGAGGAACATAAGAAGAAAAACCCAGAGGCCCCTGTCAATTTTGCAGAATTTTCCAAGAAGTGCTCTGAGAGGTGGAAGACAATgtctgagaaagagaaatctaAATTTGATGAAATGGCAAAGGCAGATAAAGTGCGCTATGATCGGGAAATGAAGGATTATGGACCAGCTAAGGGAGGCAAGATGAAGAAGGACCCTAACGCCCCCAAAAGGCCACCGTCTGGATTCTTCCTGTCCAGTTCAGAATTCCGCCCCAAGATCAAATCTACAAACCCTGGTATCTCCGTTGGAGATGTGGCGAAGAAGCTGGATGAGATGTGGGATAACTTAAGTGACAGTGAAAAGCGGCCTTACGACAACAAGGCGGTGGAGCTAAAGGAGAAGTACGAGAAGGATGTCGTCGACCGTAAGTCTAAAGGAAAGTTTGGTGGTGCAAAAGCG CCTGCAAAAGTTGCCCGGAAAAAGgtggaagaggaagatgaagaaaatgaggaggaaggggaggaggaggaggaggaggaagaggaggaataa